One window of Sphingobacteriales bacterium genomic DNA carries:
- a CDS encoding LegC family aminotransferase, whose amino-acid sequence MIPLCIPNLGGNEWKYIKDCLDTNWVSSAGSYVNRFEQEFAAYVGAPFAVSMSSGTSALHIALILTGIERNDLIIVPNITFAATLNSIVYTGAEPLLIDVDADTWQMDTALLETFLKEQTEIRQLNCFHKPTGQRIKAIMPVHVLGNMVNMEHLLRLAATYHLTIIEDSTEALGSYYSGQHAGTFGKVGCFSFNGNKIMTTGGGGMLVTSDPGLAKRAKHISTQAKTDPVEYIHDETGYNYRLVNLLAAMGLAQLEQMPVFIARKKEIANLYNQAFKSSPEIISQSVTKNTVPNNWLYTIKVPDRRKLLDYLKTQNIETRPLWTPMNRLVMFAKNLYITTEDISGQLFEQCLSLPCSTNLSKDDQDKVIVQVLNFFSFS is encoded by the coding sequence ATGATCCCATTATGCATTCCCAACCTTGGAGGCAATGAATGGAAGTATATCAAAGATTGTTTAGATACCAACTGGGTGTCCTCTGCCGGTAGCTATGTCAATCGTTTTGAACAGGAGTTTGCAGCTTATGTTGGCGCTCCTTTTGCAGTCAGTATGTCAAGCGGTACCTCTGCGCTGCATATTGCTTTAATCTTAACCGGCATAGAGCGCAACGATTTGATCATTGTTCCCAATATTACCTTTGCAGCAACCCTGAACAGCATCGTCTATACGGGAGCAGAGCCTTTACTGATAGATGTAGATGCCGATACCTGGCAAATGGACACTGCTCTTTTAGAAACATTTCTAAAGGAACAAACCGAAATCAGACAACTAAACTGCTTCCACAAACCAACCGGACAACGAATCAAAGCCATCATGCCCGTACATGTTTTGGGGAATATGGTCAATATGGAGCATCTGCTTCGGTTGGCGGCAACCTATCATCTCACCATCATTGAAGACAGTACTGAAGCGTTGGGAAGTTATTACAGCGGGCAACACGCCGGCACTTTCGGCAAGGTCGGATGTTTCAGTTTCAATGGCAATAAAATTATGACTACTGGGGGAGGGGGGATGTTGGTTACCTCAGATCCCGGGCTGGCAAAACGGGCCAAACATATCAGTACACAAGCCAAAACCGACCCGGTGGAATATATCCACGATGAAACAGGTTATAATTACCGGTTGGTAAACCTTCTCGCAGCTATGGGACTTGCGCAATTAGAACAAATGCCGGTATTTATTGCCCGAAAAAAAGAAATAGCCAACTTATACAATCAGGCTTTTAAATCTTCACCGGAAATTATATCCCAATCGGTTACTAAAAACACAGTTCCCAACAATTGGCTTTACACCATAAAAGTCCCTGACCGCCGCAAGTTGCTGGATTACCTGAAGACCCAAAATATTGAAACCCGCCCTTTGTGGACACCCATGAACCGGTTAGTGATGTTTGCCAAAAATTTATACATAACAACCGAAGACATTTCCGGACAACTATTTGAGCAATGCCTTAGCCTGCCGTGTTCTACCAACCTGAGCAAAGATGACCAGGACAAAGTTATCGTTCAGGTTTTGAATTTTTTTTCATTTTCCTGA
- a CDS encoding 3-hydroxybutyryl-CoA dehydrogenase, protein MQMNNIKKIAVIGAGVMGSGIAQICAAAGYQTILFDVEPSALPRAIDAIEKNMAGTVKRGKLSETAKSEILKRIQTSSYFADLKADFIIEAIVEDLNIKLEALLQVADQNTPNTILASNTSSIPITRLAAKLPHPQRIVGMHFFNPAHLMKLVEVVSGIETSPEVVSVTRDLAVQLGKTPVMAKDSPGFIVNRVARHYYVEALKILEENAADLTTIDDLCEASGFKMGPFRLMDLIGVDTNYAVTKSMFESFHYDGKFRPSRIQQQKVEAGHWGRKKGKGFYDYSDENQ, encoded by the coding sequence ATGCAAATGAACAATATTAAGAAAATAGCTGTGATTGGTGCCGGAGTAATGGGCAGTGGTATTGCGCAGATTTGTGCAGCAGCAGGCTACCAAACTATCTTGTTTGATGTCGAACCTTCTGCCCTTCCAAGAGCAATAGATGCCATTGAAAAAAACATGGCCGGTACTGTTAAACGCGGTAAGCTCAGTGAAACTGCAAAATCCGAAATTCTGAAAAGAATACAAACCAGCAGCTATTTTGCCGACCTGAAAGCCGATTTTATTATTGAAGCCATTGTAGAAGACCTCAATATCAAGTTAGAAGCCTTGTTACAGGTAGCCGACCAGAATACTCCCAATACCATTCTCGCTTCCAATACTTCATCCATCCCTATTACTCGGCTTGCTGCTAAACTACCCCATCCTCAAAGGATTGTGGGAATGCACTTTTTCAACCCAGCCCATTTAATGAAGCTGGTTGAAGTAGTTTCGGGAATTGAAACTTCTCCGGAGGTGGTATCCGTTACGCGGGATCTTGCTGTTCAGTTGGGTAAAACCCCGGTGATGGCTAAGGACTCTCCCGGTTTTATTGTCAACCGTGTTGCCCGACATTATTATGTCGAAGCCCTGAAAATTCTGGAGGAAAACGCAGCCGATTTGACTACCATTGACGACCTCTGTGAGGCTTCGGGATTTAAGATGGGACCTTTCAGATTGATGGATTTGATTGGAGTAGATACCAATTATGCGGTAACCAAATCTATGTTTGAGTCATTTCATTACGATGGCAAATTCCGGCCAAGTCGTATTCAACAACAAAAAGTCGAGGCCGGGCATTGGGGCAGAAAAAAAGGAAAAGGGTTTTACGACTATTCTGACGAAAACCAATAA
- the pheS gene encoding phenylalanine--tRNA ligase subunit alpha, whose amino-acid sequence MEQKGDIFSYIAQLLEEIKSVNITTADEAEKFRITFLGSKGKVKSLMGSIKDVPNDLKRDFGQAANNVKQAAEEKWEAMKDALANTTTTHAEKTQDLTRPAIQFPLGGRHPLSLMRNEINRIFERIGFVIAEGPEIEDDWHNFTALNTPDDHPSRDMQDTFYIQTNPSVLLRSQTSTVQVRVMENQQPPIRIISPGRVYRNETISARAHCQFHQVEGLYIDENVSFADLKQTLIYFARELFGQDTSIRLRPSYFPFTEPSAEMDISCFICKGSGCNICKHSGWVEILGCGMVDPAVLDMCGIDSKRYTGFAFGMGIERITMLKYQINDIRLFFENDLRFLRQFNAAW is encoded by the coding sequence ATGGAACAGAAAGGAGATATTTTTAGCTATATAGCCCAATTGCTGGAAGAGATTAAGTCTGTGAACATAACGACAGCCGATGAAGCAGAAAAGTTCAGAATAACTTTTCTCGGGTCAAAAGGAAAAGTAAAAAGCCTGATGGGCAGTATAAAGGATGTACCTAATGACCTCAAACGGGATTTTGGTCAGGCTGCCAATAATGTAAAACAAGCCGCTGAAGAAAAGTGGGAAGCAATGAAAGACGCATTGGCAAATACTACAACTACTCATGCTGAAAAGACCCAAGACCTGACCCGTCCTGCTATTCAGTTCCCTTTAGGCGGTCGTCATCCATTATCATTGATGCGCAATGAAATTAACCGAATCTTCGAGCGAATCGGATTTGTTATTGCCGAAGGCCCCGAAATAGAAGACGATTGGCACAACTTTACCGCACTCAACACGCCTGATGACCACCCGTCCCGGGATATGCAGGACACCTTTTACATACAAACCAATCCATCCGTCTTGTTGAGAAGCCAAACCAGCACGGTTCAGGTTCGGGTGATGGAAAACCAACAACCCCCCATCAGAATAATTTCACCGGGAAGGGTTTACCGGAACGAAACCATTTCGGCGCGGGCGCATTGCCAGTTTCATCAGGTAGAAGGACTGTATATTGACGAAAATGTGTCATTTGCAGACCTAAAACAAACCCTTATCTATTTTGCCCGCGAACTGTTCGGACAAGACACCAGCATCCGCCTTCGCCCGTCTTATTTCCCGTTTACCGAACCTTCTGCTGAGATGGATATATCCTGTTTTATATGCAAAGGCTCGGGCTGTAATATCTGCAAACACAGCGGATGGGTAGAGATTTTGGGTTGTGGAATGGTGGACCCGGCAGTGTTGGATATGTGTGGCATTGATAGCAAACGCTATACAGGATTTGCCTTTGGCATGGGAATAGAACGCATTACGATGCTTAAATACCAAATCAACGATATCCGGTTGTTTTTTGAAAACGATTTGCGGTTTTTGCGTCAGTTCAACGCTGCCTGGTAA
- a CDS encoding alpha/beta hydrolase has product MESKQIQVNGITLHCMTEGAGKLMILLHGFPEFWYSWRKQIPVLAQHFKVVAPDMRGYHRSDKPKGVYHYRPEALVNDVRDLIKAFGQEKAIIVGHDWGGAVAWWFASLYPEMTEKLIVLNMPHPAEMKKQLWRNFTQLKKSWYVFFFQLPYLPEQYLSRNPKKFFKQALRGWSINKEAFSNDDIDQYVKAFPLPSDFTAPINYYRAGARYPVRANGRKPVKVSAPTLLIFGEDDKALGKELTYNTQHYCSGILKMEYIPNCSHWVQHEHPDKVNQLILDFTL; this is encoded by the coding sequence ATGGAAAGTAAACAAATACAAGTTAATGGCATTACCCTTCATTGCATGACTGAAGGAGCCGGTAAATTGATGATATTACTGCACGGTTTTCCCGAATTCTGGTATTCCTGGAGAAAGCAGATTCCGGTACTTGCTCAACATTTTAAAGTGGTTGCTCCCGATATGCGGGGCTATCACCGGAGCGACAAACCCAAAGGGGTATATCATTACCGGCCGGAAGCACTGGTAAATGATGTGCGGGACCTTATTAAAGCTTTTGGTCAGGAAAAGGCTATCATAGTCGGACATGACTGGGGAGGTGCCGTAGCCTGGTGGTTTGCTTCGTTGTATCCTGAAATGACCGAAAAGCTGATTGTGCTCAATATGCCACATCCGGCAGAAATGAAAAAACAGTTGTGGCGAAATTTTACCCAACTCAAAAAAAGCTGGTATGTTTTTTTCTTTCAACTGCCTTATTTACCTGAACAATATCTGAGCCGCAATCCTAAAAAGTTTTTCAAACAGGCGTTGCGGGGTTGGAGTATCAACAAAGAAGCATTCTCCAACGACGATATTGACCAATATGTCAAGGCTTTCCCGCTTCCATCAGACTTTACCGCACCTATCAACTATTATCGCGCCGGAGCCAGGTATCCTGTCAGGGCAAACGGGCGTAAACCTGTCAAAGTTTCTGCTCCTACCCTGCTCATCTTTGGTGAAGACGACAAAGCACTTGGAAAGGAACTGACTTACAACACGCAACATTATTGCAGCGGTATTCTAAAGATGGAATATATTCCCAATTGCAGTCATTGGGTGCAACACGAACATCCCGACAAGGTAAATCAATTGATTCTCGATTTTACGCTTTAA
- the moaA gene encoding GTP 3',8-cyclase MoaA has protein sequence MLTDSYHRTHDYLRISLTDNCNFRCTYCMPQENMQFMPAAHLMQRGEIEQIAKVFVELGVKKIRFTGGEPLVRKDAANIIADIAKLNTELTITTNGTRVDQFIETFKHAGIRSVNVSLDTLDKDRFFLLTRRNEFERVLDNIYLLLDEGFHVKVNMVVMNGVNDIEIPRFVAWTEELPVHVRFIEFMPFSGNQWMGHKVFTFAQMLELIGQYYPFVPLNNHPNDTAKKFKVPHHKGTFAVISTITQPFCANCNRMRLTADGKMKNCLFSKSEADILGALRKGEDIVPIIRQCLSEKEAERGGQFNATFELLDAGLMTNRSMINIGG, from the coding sequence TTGCTCACCGATTCGTATCACCGGACTCACGATTACCTGCGTATTTCGCTTACAGATAATTGCAATTTCAGATGCACTTATTGTATGCCGCAGGAAAATATGCAGTTTATGCCGGCAGCACATCTGATGCAGCGAGGTGAAATAGAACAGATTGCCAAGGTTTTTGTGGAGTTGGGAGTAAAGAAAATCAGGTTTACCGGAGGTGAGCCGTTGGTAAGAAAAGATGCAGCCAACATTATAGCCGACATCGCAAAACTTAACACCGAGTTGACGATAACAACCAACGGTACAAGAGTGGATCAATTTATCGAAACGTTCAAACACGCAGGAATCCGGTCGGTCAATGTCAGTCTTGACACCTTAGACAAAGACCGGTTTTTTTTACTGACCAGAAGAAATGAGTTTGAAAGAGTTTTAGACAATATTTACTTGCTCCTTGATGAAGGGTTTCACGTTAAGGTGAATATGGTAGTGATGAATGGTGTAAACGATATTGAAATACCCCGTTTTGTTGCATGGACAGAAGAATTGCCTGTCCATGTCCGTTTTATTGAGTTTATGCCATTTAGCGGCAATCAATGGATGGGGCATAAGGTGTTTACCTTCGCACAAATGCTCGAACTTATCGGTCAATATTATCCGTTTGTTCCGCTGAATAACCACCCAAACGATACTGCAAAAAAATTTAAAGTTCCGCATCATAAAGGGACATTTGCAGTAATCAGCACCATTACCCAACCTTTTTGTGCCAACTGCAACCGGATGCGTCTGACGGCTGACGGGAAAATGAAGAACTGTTTGTTTTCTAAATCGGAGGCCGACATATTGGGTGCATTGCGAAAAGGCGAAGATATCGTTCCCATTATCAGGCAATGTCTGTCGGAGAAAGAAGCAGAACGCGGCGGGCAATTTAACGCCACTTTTGAACTTTTAGATGCAGGATTGATGACCAACAGGAGCATGATAAATATAGGAGGTTGA
- a CDS encoding NAD(P)-dependent glycerol-3-phosphate dehydrogenase, which produces MRINPHEFHYGVIGAGSFGTAVSNILAENGKVLLFTRQQSVFEDIKRLRTNRNQTMHDNVEPITDIAQFCEQCRLIFPVVPSSGFRILMKQFAPYLQPHHILIHGTKGFNLHTPESDDLPVNQPVPREYIHTMTEIILQETVVLRVGCISGPNLAKEIAQGQPAATVIASRFAEVIEQGREALKSPRFKVYGSYDVTGVECAGVLKNIMAIASGILNGLGLGENAKAMLISRGLGEMIKIGKALGADSSSFFGIAGIGDLVATCSSNLSRNFTVGYRLASGENLADILATMSEVAEGINTVKLAKGVSLYYNLETPIVEALYQTLYNNQSIEKSLNYLMNYAFDKDADFLSEK; this is translated from the coding sequence ATGAGAATTAATCCACACGAGTTCCATTACGGTGTTATCGGTGCAGGAAGTTTTGGCACCGCTGTATCTAATATCTTAGCCGAAAATGGAAAAGTTTTGCTGTTTACCCGTCAGCAAAGCGTTTTCGAGGATATTAAAAGACTTAGAACTAACCGAAACCAAACCATGCACGACAATGTCGAGCCGATTACCGACATTGCTCAGTTTTGCGAACAATGCCGGCTGATTTTTCCGGTTGTCCCTTCAAGTGGATTTAGGATTCTGATGAAACAGTTTGCCCCTTATTTACAACCCCATCATATCCTTATTCACGGCACTAAAGGTTTTAATCTCCATACACCCGAAAGTGATGACTTACCGGTAAATCAGCCTGTTCCTCGCGAATATATTCATACGATGACCGAAATTATTCTACAAGAAACCGTAGTATTGCGTGTGGGATGTATTTCGGGACCCAATCTTGCCAAAGAAATTGCACAAGGGCAACCCGCCGCAACAGTGATTGCAAGCCGGTTTGCCGAGGTAATTGAACAGGGACGGGAAGCACTAAAAAGTCCGAGGTTTAAGGTTTATGGAAGTTATGATGTTACCGGCGTGGAATGTGCCGGAGTTTTAAAAAACATTATGGCCATTGCATCCGGTATTTTGAACGGTTTAGGTTTGGGTGAAAATGCAAAGGCCATGTTAATTTCGCGGGGTTTGGGCGAAATGATTAAAATTGGAAAGGCTTTAGGAGCGGATTCTTCATCTTTTTTTGGAATAGCCGGCATTGGCGATTTGGTGGCAACCTGTTCCAGCAATCTGAGCCGGAACTTTACAGTCGGATATCGCCTTGCTTCAGGAGAAAACTTAGCCGATATATTGGCGACAATGAGCGAAGTCGCCGAAGGAATCAATACGGTAAAATTGGCTAAAGGGGTTAGTTTATATTATAATCTCGAAACCCCTATTGTAGAAGCTCTGTACCAAACCCTTTACAACAACCAATCCATAGAAAAAAGCCTGAACTACCTGATGAACTATGCTTTTGACAAAGATGCAGACTTTTTAAGTGAAAAGTGA
- a CDS encoding anhydro-N-acetylmuramic acid kinase gives MKTYRIIGLMSGTSLDGLDIADCTFSYYRKRWRYRIHHATCIEYSDEWRERLATLIDKDLTTYLATDAEYGVYLGTLVNQFIEAHNLAGKIQIIASHGQTIIHRPDLHFSAQIGNGAAIAETTKLPVICNLRANDIAAGGQGAPVVPFTDLHLFLKHRFCLNLGGIANISCKLTGNRIIGYDICPNNLILNNLAHQLGYPYDNGGNLAAAGNIDSGLLDALNGLPYYRQPYPKSLDARFVPQILMPLLLNFRLPVQDKLRTIVEHIAIQTGLQTTLINQQESIDPQTQNSMLITGGGAFNTFLISRIATFSGCNIIVPDSLTINYKEALAMAFMAVLRLQCQPNCLSSVTGATHNTVGGCVYYASQ, from the coding sequence ATGAAAACCTACCGGATAATAGGACTGATGTCCGGCACATCACTCGATGGATTAGATATTGCCGATTGCACCTTCAGCTACTACCGGAAGCGTTGGCGATACCGGATTCATCACGCAACCTGTATTGAATATTCAGACGAATGGCGGGAACGACTCGCCACGCTAATTGACAAAGACCTGACCACCTATCTGGCCACCGATGCCGAATATGGAGTTTACCTCGGCACCTTAGTCAATCAGTTTATTGAAGCGCATAACCTTGCCGGAAAAATTCAGATCATTGCATCCCATGGTCAGACCATCATTCACCGCCCCGACCTGCATTTTTCAGCTCAAATTGGCAACGGGGCGGCTATTGCCGAAACCACCAAATTGCCCGTTATCTGCAACCTTCGTGCAAACGATATTGCTGCCGGTGGACAGGGTGCTCCGGTAGTGCCTTTTACCGACCTCCACTTGTTCCTAAAACATCGCTTTTGTCTTAATCTGGGAGGCATAGCCAATATTTCCTGCAAATTGACCGGCAACCGGATCATAGGTTATGATATTTGCCCGAATAACCTGATTTTAAACAACCTCGCCCATCAACTCGGTTATCCTTATGACAACGGGGGTAATTTGGCTGCTGCCGGAAATATAGATTCAGGATTACTCGATGCACTCAACGGATTGCCATATTACCGGCAACCCTACCCAAAATCGCTCGATGCCAGATTTGTCCCACAAATACTGATGCCCCTTTTGCTCAACTTCCGGTTGCCTGTTCAGGATAAACTGAGAACCATTGTAGAACATATCGCCATACAAACCGGCCTTCAGACAACGCTGATTAACCAACAGGAAAGCATTGACCCTCAAACTCAAAACTCCATGCTGATTACCGGAGGCGGTGCTTTCAACACTTTTCTGATTAGCCGCATCGCCACATTTTCCGGCTGTAACATAATTGTTCCGGACAGCCTCACTATTAACTACAAAGAAGCACTTGCTATGGCTTTTATGGCTGTTTTAAGGTTACAATGCCAACCCAACTGCCTGAGTTCTGTTACCGGCGCAACACATAACACAGTGGGCGGATGTGTTTATTATGCTTCGCAATAA
- a CDS encoding PepSY-like domain-containing protein, producing the protein MKAYKLFLGMALAAGSLSFSGCDKESIVSASDLPSQIQDYVTAHFPNNNILQVTKDREGFKHNYELILDESITLEFNKKHEIVDIDGISKLPDSVVPEKLLLYISTNFTENYIIGWEKEDKNQEIKLDNDMDLVFNMNGDFLKIDD; encoded by the coding sequence ATGAAAGCGTACAAATTATTTTTAGGGATGGCATTGGCCGCCGGTTCTCTGTCTTTTTCGGGTTGCGACAAAGAGTCTATAGTTTCAGCCTCTGATTTGCCTTCACAAATTCAAGATTATGTAACAGCTCATTTTCCGAACAACAACATTCTTCAAGTAACTAAGGATCGTGAGGGGTTTAAACATAACTATGAATTGATTTTAGATGAAAGCATTACTCTTGAATTTAACAAGAAACATGAAATTGTGGACATAGACGGGATTTCAAAACTACCTGACAGTGTTGTACCTGAAAAGCTTCTGCTTTATATTTCTACCAACTTTACTGAAAACTATATTATCGGTTGGGAAAAAGAGGACAAAAATCAGGAGATTAAACTCGACAACGACATGGACCTTGTTTTTAATATGAATGGTGATTTTTTAAAAATTGACGATTAA
- a CDS encoding PepSY-like domain-containing protein, with protein sequence MKSVFFLAVTLMLFNLCAIQAQNIMQSQIPSLVINGFQQMFPKAYDIEWEMDGDKYKVEFETGILRTEHEGWFDNAGKLARHEEEISKFDLPQTIQTKINSDFGGYRIDDSEKVTEGDKVNYIVELKAFKEKWKVAYDAAGNILSRIAD encoded by the coding sequence ATGAAGTCAGTATTTTTTTTAGCTGTTACCTTGATGCTATTCAACCTTTGTGCTATTCAGGCCCAAAATATCATGCAAAGCCAAATCCCCTCATTGGTGATTAATGGATTTCAACAGATGTTTCCTAAAGCTTATGATATAGAATGGGAAATGGACGGCGACAAGTATAAAGTAGAATTTGAAACAGGCATTCTGAGAACCGAACACGAAGGATGGTTTGACAATGCAGGTAAACTGGCAAGGCATGAAGAAGAAATCTCAAAATTCGATTTACCGCAAACAATTCAAACTAAAATTAACTCCGATTTTGGCGGCTACCGGATTGACGATTCTGAAAAAGTTACGGAAGGAGATAAAGTCAATTATATCGTTGAGCTAAAAGCCTTCAAAGAAAAGTGGAAAGTCGCTTATGATGCCGCGGGCAATATTCTAAGCAGAATAGCCGATTAA
- a CDS encoding HAMP domain-containing histidine kinase, with the protein MKLFTQSIIYVSISIFLIIGIWAFGFYYNMLDEIKESIDEGLEHYKRQIIYNALEDSMLLKKNKFDEGFFAIQEVSKIQAMSAKDRYIDTILLMQDEDDEDLEEEPVRMLSTAFENNGQYYELKVFNSMVEEGDLINELFWKSIWLYLILLAGIVIINQIVVQRLWNPFYHFLNQLKKYRLGSSKKLPEVKTSTQEFQDLQNAVIYFLKQNLSTYEQQKQFIGNVTHELQTPLAIATNKLEMMVEKGGLEEVQVTEIDDILNIIDRLVRLNKSLLLLTKIENHQFHQHQTISVNNIVRQCIDDLNEYVDFKNIKISIQETAELSVSMDPALAQIVVSNLIRNAVFHNIENGLSEIKITANKFSVCNSGIPEPLDEAKIFTRFFKSGTASAGTGLGLAIVKAICSLYEFTPSYHFENQQHCFSIRFNNF; encoded by the coding sequence ATGAAACTGTTCACCCAATCAATAATTTACGTTTCAATTTCAATTTTTTTGATTATTGGCATTTGGGCTTTTGGCTTCTATTACAATATGCTCGACGAAATAAAAGAAAGTATTGATGAGGGTTTAGAGCACTATAAGCGCCAAATCATTTACAATGCGCTCGAAGATAGCATGTTGTTGAAGAAGAATAAGTTTGACGAAGGGTTTTTTGCCATTCAGGAAGTCAGTAAAATCCAAGCCATGTCAGCAAAAGACAGATATATAGATACCATTTTGCTAATGCAGGACGAAGACGATGAAGATTTGGAAGAAGAACCTGTACGAATGCTCTCGACTGCTTTTGAAAATAACGGTCAATATTACGAACTCAAGGTATTTAATTCGATGGTCGAAGAAGGAGATTTGATCAACGAGTTGTTTTGGAAATCAATCTGGTTATACCTCATTCTGCTTGCCGGCATAGTTATTATCAACCAAATAGTGGTACAGCGTTTATGGAATCCTTTTTACCATTTTCTGAATCAACTGAAAAAATACCGGCTCGGAAGCAGCAAAAAACTGCCGGAGGTAAAAACATCAACCCAAGAGTTTCAAGACCTTCAAAATGCAGTGATCTACTTTTTGAAACAAAACCTCTCTACTTATGAACAACAAAAACAGTTTATTGGAAATGTTACGCACGAGTTGCAAACACCCTTAGCTATTGCTACCAATAAGTTGGAAATGATGGTTGAAAAAGGTGGGTTGGAGGAAGTTCAGGTAACAGAAATTGACGACATATTGAACATCATTGATAGATTGGTGAGACTGAATAAATCATTGCTCCTTTTGACCAAAATTGAAAATCATCAATTCCATCAACATCAAACCATTTCGGTCAATAATATTGTGAGGCAATGTATAGACGATCTGAATGAATATGTTGATTTTAAAAACATCAAAATCTCAATTCAGGAAACAGCAGAATTGTCAGTTTCAATGGATCCTGCTCTTGCTCAAATAGTTGTTTCCAATTTAATTAGAAATGCGGTTTTTCATAACATCGAAAATGGGTTGTCCGAAATTAAAATTACGGCTAACAAATTCAGTGTATGTAATAGCGGAATACCCGAACCATTAGACGAAGCAAAAATCTTTACAAGGTTTTTTAAATCCGGCACTGCTTCAGCAGGCACTGGACTGGGATTGGCCATTGTCAAAGCAATATGTAGTTTGTATGAATTTACACCTTCCTATCATTTCGAAAACCAACAACATTGCTTTTCCATCCGGTTCAACAATTTCTAA
- a CDS encoding response regulator transcription factor yields the protein MKILIVEDERELLKTLSDSLSKEHFVIETASDFHSAVEKIAIYDYDCILLDIMLPGGSGFQLLGQLKQSDKSANVIIISAKDSLDDKLKGLDIGADDYLTKPFHIAELNARVKAVLRRKLNGGKNTIEIGNLVLDINERSLMVNNKNLALNRKEFDILNYFMLNNNRLVTKTALAEHVWGDNIDQADNFDFIYYQIKNLRKKLQSAEASIEIESIYGIGYKMSEK from the coding sequence ATGAAAATACTAATCGTTGAAGATGAAAGAGAATTGTTAAAAACACTTTCTGATTCCTTATCAAAGGAACATTTTGTGATTGAAACAGCAAGCGACTTTCATTCAGCGGTCGAAAAAATTGCAATTTATGACTACGACTGCATTTTGCTTGATATTATGCTTCCAGGCGGTAGTGGTTTTCAATTATTGGGTCAATTGAAACAATCAGACAAATCGGCTAATGTTATCATTATTTCCGCCAAAGATTCGCTGGACGATAAGCTGAAAGGGCTTGATATAGGGGCAGATGATTATCTGACAAAGCCATTTCATATAGCAGAACTCAATGCGAGGGTAAAAGCTGTTTTGCGACGAAAACTGAATGGCGGAAAAAATACTATAGAAATTGGCAACCTTGTTTTGGATATAAATGAGCGAAGCCTGATGGTGAATAACAAAAATTTAGCACTGAACAGAAAAGAATTCGACATTCTTAACTATTTCATGCTCAACAATAACAGGTTAGTAACAAAAACAGCCCTTGCCGAGCATGTTTGGGGAGATAATATAGATCAAGCCGATAACTTTGACTTTATCTATTACCAGATAAAAAACCTTCGCAAAAAGTTACAATCGGCCGAAGCATCCATTGAAATCGAATCAATTTATGGTATCGGGTACAAAATGAGTGAGAAATGA
- a CDS encoding DUF4783 domain-containing protein, whose protein sequence is MKTIQLFSIILLLTAFLYVPVNGQGSTMENIKSALKSGNATALSPFFASKIDLILPDDEDHVTPTVATKKLSEFFSQYQPTGFNQKHETVAPNGAKCLIGILNTSGGNFRTTVLVMNGKIEEIVIEN, encoded by the coding sequence ATGAAAACCATCCAATTATTTAGTATTATTTTATTGCTCACAGCCTTTTTATATGTTCCTGTCAACGGGCAAGGCAGTACTATGGAGAATATTAAAAGTGCGCTCAAATCTGGAAATGCCACTGCATTATCCCCGTTTTTTGCGTCAAAAATAGACCTGATTTTGCCGGACGATGAAGACCATGTAACCCCAACAGTTGCGACAAAAAAGTTGAGCGAATTTTTTTCTCAATACCAACCTACAGGATTTAACCAAAAACACGAAACTGTTGCCCCCAACGGTGCAAAATGCCTGATTGGGATATTAAACACCTCCGGCGGCAATTTCAGAACCACCGTACTGGTGATGAACGGCAAAATCGAAGAAATCGTCATAGAAAATTAG